The window ATTCACCAGTAAACTGGAGCCTGCCCATATTTATGGATTTACATGAGAGTAGAATAACTTTATTGAGATAACTAGACCTAGTTTGTTGTCTGCCCTATTTCTATTATGGTATTCTGCAGCTTAACCATCTTAAGTATTTTTGGTTAACTGTTGGTAACTTAAGTCACTTTAACATAACCAGCTGAAGTCAAACACTTTTTATCAATCAGCACCCACAAGTAACCTACATATCAGCTACTACCATTTAACCATCTTtaacattaattgtcaaatgtAGCCTAACTCTTACTTCTGTTGTTCTAACTCAACTCACAGAGCCAATGGTGATAGATAACCATTAACTCGTACTTATACTCGACAATTGACAACACCCCTTGCTGTTATGTTAGTTCTGTATTAGGTAAATGCAGCCAACTGCAGTTTCCATGTTTAAGTCAGACACCACAAATTAGATCTGAGTAGATAATCTTGATTCCAAAGCCTGACTGTATATTTACTAATATTATGGCTAATTCACAAATGCCAAACTATTAGATATGTTTTAGTGCATGTAGTGATCTTACCATATTTTTATGTTGGGTTGGTCAAGTAGCCAAAGCACTAACAAAGAGAGTTTGTGTAAACTTAGCAAATTTGTCCTGTTAATGCTAAATTATATTCAGAAGCATGACTTCATTTCTCGAGTAGCAGAATGATAATGCATTGACCAAAACAGGCATCAAAAAGCAACAATGGTCTCCATTTAACATGAAATCCACCAACACAGACTTCTTGTGAACCCAAACAACTGCAATTCTGCAAATAGGTTTTACGCTTTTTAGGCAGTACATCATGTACTTATAACTTCATAAATTATCCCCTATTTTGCTATCGCGTAAGAATTCCTTAAATTCCAAGACTACAAAAGAAAATGAGTAAAACCTGTAGGAACAGTTGCTGCTCATTGATCAAGCTATGTTTGAATACTATGTTCGCATACCATATAGCAAAAATAGCATGCAAATATAACTTGTGATGCATCAGGATGTTTAAGTAATACAGAGACAATAACATTTGCTGACATAACCATATTTTTCTCACTTGTTTGGTTTAAGACCCCGCCGATCGTCAAAGCAAATTTACGGGCGAGACTTAATACGGTAAACATAGCATCATTTAGACTATGGCCAACTTGCAGGCACACCTAATTTGGTTGAGTGGATCAGTGAACAAGCGATCTGATTTCCCAAGGATTGACCAAAAACAATGTCAGATATTTGTTGGAGTTATCAAATTAGTGTTAACAAATTATGGATTCAGACCAAAACCGCAAGCAAGTCTTCTTTGGCATTACTGTTAGCCCAAATGAAAATCGATTTCTCTCAACCAGTTGGCCCAAGGGGCACTAGGTTACATATATAGGGGCGGGAGACTTAGCCAAGTCACCTCTTTAACCCAGTCCTATCTAGGCGGCCACAGGAGGCCAGAAAATCCTACGTGTGATCCCATCGACGGTCGAGATCACCCCGTGGGGGCTATACCTAGCCATATCTAGTAATATAGATAGATACATAGATGCACATATGTGAGACTCATCTAACAATTACCAGCTCTCTGGTTTACATTGTCTGTCAACCAGAAAATGTTACTAACCATTGCCATTATACATCATACACACTATAGAATGAAGTGGCAATATTTCCAGTGCATGCCaggagagaaagaaagggatCCTTACCCTGGTATTGCCAAAAATAAGCTAAAATCATGGCTTCGTTGCTTGCAGCAGCTCCACTCTTTCATGCCATCGTGAAATAAAGGCTGAAATAATATATCTTAAGAAAATGGATGATGATTTATTAAACAGCAATAGCTCTCAAGCAAGGGTGAAACTTACTGCCTGCAAGAAAACAAAAGGATGGAGGAAGCTGTCAGACCACcagtattgaaaaaaaaaagaaaataaatgtttcAACTGCCAGTGAAAGTGGAAGGAACTATTGAGCTAGTAACTATACTCTCAAATGCGCTTCATCAAAACCTAATAGCAGGGTTCAAGTTCGTCAGGTCTGAAAAGCAGGATGCATGTATAACAGTACAAGTTCCCAAATATATGATTAGCTATTTGCACGAGTTTTTACTGTGCCAAAAACCTTATTGCCACTAATACTCCATAGGCACTTTCAATTGCAGCAGCAAGCAGTGTGACGAATGTGTCAACATCACACAAATACTGTGGCTGTGGTTGTCTGGTTGAGCATTTTAATCTGAATAAAGCAATAAGAGGCAGTTCCTACAGGAACAGGTAGCTATTCTTTTCCCAATCTTTCAGTCTTTTTTATTTACTTCTAACAAAGTAGAACTATGTACAATAAACATTACAGATTTACAGCAGCTGTAAGAAAGGTGCTGCGACTATGTTTATTCCACTTGAACATTTTACACAACTGTTGTGCAGCATTGCAATTAATATAAACCACAAGAAGGAAAAACAAGGCGCCTGGTCAGCAGAAAAACTTAAAAGTATATTTCTATCATATCATGGATTATCTCTTTCTACCATTTGCTAGTGAAGAAACTCCCCTACCCCTTTTACTCAATAATCAACATTGGCCCGTCTCCCATAGAACAAAAAATCATCCCCACCCATGGTCACACACAATGCTAAGGCTCTCATCAACAGACAACAACATGTAACTTCCTAAGTACCACACCTCAATCGTGAATACAGTATTTCCCAGTATCGTGCTTCCAACTAGCAAAACTCTTGTTGAATCACATCGATGAACCATTATTCATTGGAAGCTTCCCAGTTCCGCAAATAGCTGCCGAACTCTTATCCTAATTCGCCCCGCCACAACCTAAACCTTAGCACACGAATCCCCTGCTCCCTGAGGCAAGACTGAAGAACCTAGCCTAGGGGACGGAACTGCAGGGCCGGCCGCACGAGGTCGGGAAGGTGCCTACCTCCATCGATTTGAGGTTCGAAACAGTGGAAATTTTTTACGAGCTTACGGGGGTTTGGGGGCGAAGGGGAGAGAACAGATGGGGCAGGGCTTACGGAGGGGTGGTACTGGCAGGAGCCCTCAGGGTTGTTGTCGTCGGTGAACATGGCGTCGCAGCCGATCCGCTGGCaccgcaccggcgtggcggcggcgctcttcGCCGCCTCGGTCGTCGTCGACATCGCCGGtgccccctccgccgcctccctctgTGCTCGCTCTGGAAAAGTCGAAAGATCTCCGCTCGCTCTAGACCCTGCCGCACCGCCCGGCCCACGGAAGGAATAAAACGAGGGGCAGCCAGGCAAGGTCGTCGGCCCGCAAACGGATCTGAATACGAATTCAACGCTATACGATTGTACGACTCGAATCTGAACTCATTTTGGCTGAAGGAGGTGGTGTTTCCATGGATACACCAGTGATCCATAAAATTATAGACATCCATGCCGACAAATTATTGTTGATATTTAAAATAGCTGAAGGTCCGCTAAACAAAACTTTTTCTTTATGTGTCCACCTTCAACTTGAGAGCATGTTTGTGTGCTAAAATTCCATCATAAAATTAGTGAGCAACTCCTTAATGTAATTCATGTGGCGAGGTCAATGTTACACCATTCATCATCTTTGGTGCTAACTAGCGAGTCACTTTTGCACATTACGTCATGTAACTTAAAAAGTTCTTTTTTACTCGTTTAAACATTTATGATGTGTACTCATTCATCATTCATGGCGTTATTGATCTTGTAATTTTTGTACATCTTGGTCGCAAAATTTAGGAACTGATCATTTTACTCATCATGGACACATTTATGTTGCATGCACCATCGAAATTTGGCATTTGGTATTGGGAAGAAAATGTGACATTTGGTAACCATTTGTGGTAATAAATACGCCATGCTATACATTATTGATGAAGAATAGAGAATGATCAAGCCTCAGTACATTCATTCATGCTCATCGGATATATACAGCCAGGAATCCTAACTGACAGGCGCGAATAGCGCGTCGTGCGCGCGATGACCGCGTCCAGAGCGAACGGTGACCACGTCCAGAGCTGGACCGTGATGTGCGCAGCCTGAAGACTAGGAGAGACAGTTACAACAGCACACAACAGCACAATCGTCACAAACACCCCCCCTCAGTCTTGGCGTTCGGCGTGCCAACGCAGAGACTGCTCCCGAAGTCGTTGAACATTGACGAGCtgagtcccttggtgaagatatccgcgAACTGATGTGTTGTGGGCACATGAAGAACATGCAGTTCGCCAATGGCTACCTTCTCACGAACAAAGTGGATGTCGAGTTCGATGTGTTTTGTGCGTCGATGATGTACTGGATTCCTGGACATGTACACCGAGgagacgttgtcgcagtaggcCACTGTTGCCTGAGAGATACCGCAGTGGAGCTCGTCAAGAAGATACCGCAACCAGGAGCACTCGGCCACGACGTTGGCGTCGCCCCTTACTCGGCCTCCGCGCTCGACCGGGAAATGGTGTTCTGGCGTTTGGAGGACCACGAGACAAGAGTGTCGCCAAGGTAGATGCAGAAGCCTGATGTAGAGCGCCTCGTGTCGGGGCATCCTGCCCAGTCGGCATCTGAGTACACCGTGAGCGACGTCGGCTTGGTGGCGTGCAGATGAAGACCGAAGTGCAGTGTGCCCTTGACGTAGCGCAGTATGCGTTTAAGCATGGAGGGATGAGTGTCGCGTGGCGCGTGCATGTGTAAGCACACCTGCTGGACGACGTAGGCGAGATCAGGCCGTGAGAGCGTCAGGTACTGCAGCGCTCCGGCCATGCTGCGGTACCAGGACGGGTCGGCGATCAGGGAGACATCGGACGACGACGCCTTCGGGTTGGTGTCGGATGGCGTCGCAACCGGCTTGCAGGAGGTCATCCCGGCACGCTGAAGGAGTTCGTCGGCATACTTTGCTTGGATGAGGAAGAAGCCAGTGGCAGACCGCTGAACCTCAAGGCCGAGGAAGTAGCGAACAGACCCCATGTCCTTGATGGCGAATGTTGTACGCAGCTGGGCGACAACATGTTGTAGTAGGGACGTTGATGATGCAGAGAGGATCATGTCATCGACGTAGAGAAGGAGATACGCCATGTCCGTGCCCTGTCGAAAGACAAACAATGAGGAGTCAGAGCGGGATTGCACGAAGCCGATCGAAGTGACGTAGGCGACGAAGCGGTTGAACCAGGCGCGCGGTGCTTGACAGAGGCCATACAACGAGTGTGAGAGGAGGCAGACGTCACTGGGACGATCTGGGAGCGGATGTTCACCGTCTGGATGACGGCGGCCGATGCTGGCTGGGGAGGCGCGGCGTCGGAGAACTCATCAGAGGAAGcagaagaggcggaggagagagCAGGCGAATGGGCCATGGCAGCAGAGGTGGTGGCGAACGGATTAGACAGGGTGGATCCGTCGGTCACTGATACCATGAAGAGTAGAGAATGATCAAGCCTCAGTACATTCATTCATGCTCATCGGATATGTACAGCCGGGAATCCTAACTGACAGGTGCGAGTAGCGCGTCGTGCGTGTGGTGACCGCGTCTAGAGCGGACGGTGACCACGTCTAGAGCTGGATCGTGATGTGCGCAGCCTGAAGACTAGGAGTGACAGTTACAACAGCACACAACAGCACAATCGTCACAAACAATTGATTTTTTTCACAAGTTTTTAAAATAACATCTTCTCTttattttctcaattccaacaaTCATTTCTTCTTTATTCTCTGCTCAGTTACCTCATTACCATTTGTCTAGTTTGTTCTTCTAAC is drawn from Panicum virgatum strain AP13 chromosome 1N, P.virgatum_v5, whole genome shotgun sequence and contains these coding sequences:
- the LOC120653545 gene encoding uncharacterized mitochondrial protein AtMg00810-like, whose product is MNVLRLDHSLLFMVSVTDGSTLSNPFATTSAAMAHSPALSSASSASSDEFSDAAPPQPASAAVIQTVNIRSQIVPGTDMAYLLLYVDDMILSASSTSLLQHVVAQLRTTFAIKDMGSVRYFLGLEVQRSATGFFLIQAKYADELLQRAGMTSCKPVATPSDTNPKASSSDVSLIADPSWYRSMAGALQYLTLSRPDLAYVVQQVCLHMHAPRDTHPSMLKRILRYVKGTLHFGLHLHATKPTSLTVYSDADWAGCPDTRRSTSGFCIYLGDTLVSWSSKRQNTISRSSAEAE